In the Endozoicomonas sp. SCSIO W0465 genome, CCGTCTTGATGATATTGTCCGCCATGATAGTAACCTCTATTCATTTTTGATCAGTTGAGGTACTTAAAATCCTCTTATCAATTGATAAACAGCTTTTTAATACTATTGTCTTATGATATTAGCTCATCTGCTTTGTTGATAAGAAACTGCATAGCGCTTTCCACTGTGGGTCGCGTGAAATCGGAATCATCCACAAACAGACAGATTACCAACTGATTTTCTCTAACACCTACCTGCAAGGGATAGGAAACGCTTTTTTTGTAATGACATTCTGCCAGTGCATTTTCCAATATTGGCAAATTATTAAAAGGGTCTATTTCCCGAGCCAGATACATCAAAATGCCATCTTCCTTCTGCTCCATGTAAAGCGATCCTGCACCCTCAATTTCAAAGCATGCAACGCCGGTATCGCCAAAATCAAACCCTCTGATGCCCATGGCCTCAGCAAATTCAGAGATTACGTTATTACGCCAATCCATCCGTCCTCCTTAACTTTTCATTTCACCCGCAGGGCGATTATTTCCACCCGGATTCATCCGACCCGGCTCAGCAAACGACTGGATATAGGCCCTTACCTCCGCTTCATGACCACTCAGTAACGGTATTTCAGTCCCTGATCCCTTCGCCTGCTCCATATAATCAAGCAGCTTATTTAACTGAGCCTGGTCCCCTGCCAGAGATCGTATGTCCTTATAGACGTCGCCAAGATTGGCATATGACTCTCCTTTAACTTGCCCTTGCACCTTAGCAGCAATGTAAGCTGCAGTTCCCCTGGCAGGTGCTGACTCTGTGGCAGATTTCCCGGATACATTTGCATCACCAGACGTATCACCACCCTCACCAAAAGAACCTCCGTCTTCACCAGAAGCTTCAAATGTTGCTTCTACCGTCATACTCTCATCAACATCCTGACTTTTGGCTTCATCCAGGGTTGCCTCGACCAGCATATCTTCCCCAACTTCCTGAGCATCGGGTTCATTCCAGGTTGATTTAATGGATAAGTCTTTATCATCCGCCCTGATACTGAACTTGTGAGAGTATTCCAGCCGATCAAAGATCTGGATACCCAGTGGGCGTGTTTTCGAATCAGCCATCGGAGCTAAAGGATTAGTGAAGAACGCTTTCAAACGAGCAGTAAATGGACCCTCTTTAAAGCGGGGATGCAAGCTTTCTTTAAGAGATTGACTCGGCCTTTTCTTTATTTTCGAATCAATCTCGGCAATAGATGATTTAAGGCTTGCAAGATCATTATTTAATTGCTCCAGATCAAAGTCTGGACCACGATTATCTTTCAGAACGTCCATTGCCGTACGAACCAAATCATTCACATTTTCACCCGGATGATTAGCCACCCACTCTCTCAGCGCCTTTGTATCTGGAGGAATAAGCTGTAACTCTTTCCCTTCCCCTGCCGGGGTAATAGCAACCTTAAGATCCTTGGCAAATGCTTTTCCTCGTTGACTGGCGATCTCTTTCAGCGCATTAATAATATCTACATCACTATTTTCTTCCGCATGTTTCAATGCCGTTAATGAGCAGTCATAAACGAAGTTGGTATCCTTAAGCTGATGCAAACCCCGGGCCTTATTCAGAAACTCATCCTGCTTCTGTATGAGTTCTGGATCGGAAAGCCCATCAACGCTACCCATTGCCGAGACTTCGGGTGCCCGATTAGCGCCCCCTTTGGCGGTCACCTCCGCTGAGGTAGCTTTTGCTGGATCAGTAGTGGCTTTAGCTGCTGTTGTCGATTGTTCACCCTGTGCAGCAGGCTCAGACTGGTTCTCTTCAGCCACCTGACCCAGATTGGGAACACCAGTAGATGCCATAAAATCTGGAACCGGGCTAGCCCCTTTGAAATCATTGCCCAAATCCTCAAGAATGCTATTTTGGCCAGGGTTTGAAGAAAGAAACTGTTTTAACGTGTCTTCAGAAACTTCAGTTTCACCCCCTTTACCATAGTTATCATCTGGTCTTCCGGTACCTTCTTCTTCTAAAGCCAGTGAATCCTGTTCATCCTGAATAGCAGCCACCAGGCTGTCTTTAACTTGTTCATTGGCAAAAATTTCCTCCGGAATCTCACGAATCAAGGTCGCGGTTTTATTAATGAAGGCCGTTTTAACCTGAACACTCTGCATACCCAGACCCATTTGATCCATTAACGTGGTAAAATCACTCCCCACCACAAACTGCTTATCCAGCAAATCAAGAACCTTCGTCATATATTGCTGGCCATCAAATTGCTCAATATTAATCGGCGGCCTACTCATCTCTCCTTGTGTTTCCATACAGCTATCATGAATACCCACAAGCCTTTTCAAGGCCATCATGTCATTAATCACTGAGCGCAAGTGGGTATCTTCCGTTGTGGACGTCATCGAATTCAGCTCACCACTAAGAAACCTGAGCCTTCTATCGACCGACTTCTCAAAACCATTCACCTGATCGTTGTCCGGATCTGTATTCACAACCTCCTGGTTATTATTCAGATCTTTAAACGCTGCAGCGAGGGATTTATGATCCTTGACATGGCCAAATACCTGGGTGCGAATTTCATCCGGCGTTTTACCCGGATGGTATTCCTCAGCCAGTTTACCGGCAGCTTTTGAGATCTCTCTGCCAATGTCAATATATTGAGGATGCTCTTTCTCAAGCGCTTCAATGGCTTTGAAAATTTCATCTTTAGGCAGGGCAGCAGGATCGGCTTTAAACTCAACAGCAATCTCATACAACGCCAGATACTGGTGGTAAGGGTCCTTGAAGTGCTCTTTGGCCCCTTTAAGATAGTCTTCCTGTTGATAATCCTGTCTTGACTCTTCAGGAAAGCGTCTTTTGAAGTCCTGCGTTTCAGGAACTTCATCAACAATCTTGATTTTTTCAATTAATTCAAGCTGCCGCTCACTTTGCGTTTTACCTTTGGTGGTTTTAGTGTCTTTTCTTTTCAGGAACTTAGATCTCAAACTAGCAACTTCTTCCGCTGCATCTCCAATTGAAGCAAGCGATGGTTTAGTATTCGAAACTTTTACTTCCTGACCGGTTGATAGTTTCCCTGTCTGCCCAGCAGCGCCTGCAGCCGCCGCTCCGGGAGTCTGCAGCTGCTGCGTCACTCCTGAGGCTTGTATTCCTCCAAGTGGATTACCCATGCTTTCCCTCTATGCAAGAAAAAGCCAACCCGTAAGGTTGGCTACAGCTTATAAACCACGTCCTTTGATTACCTTGTCATCAAGATCAAGTGATTGACCCGTGATCAAGCCCTTGTTGTCGACTTGAGCGTTTCGAACCATGAGCGGATGATCTCATCCATCTTGCTGATCACCGTTTTCACCATATCCTGGTGGAGGTTCATAAACTCGGTGGCAGACTGTGCAGCATTATCTCTGGTTTTCTGGGCTGCCTCGTGCACTTTGACCTGAGCCTGATGCATGCCGGCCTGGTAGTCTGTACCGGCCTTGATGGCGTCACCGCTTGCAGAGGTCACCTGGGAGATACCATTGGCAACAGCTACCTGCCGCTGCATTGACCCTTGGTCCAGCCCACCAGCTTTTACAGACATACCGACCTGTATACCACCGGAAACAATCTTGGTACCCGCACTGACCCAGCCACCAATTGCGGTCATCAGGGCAGCACTCTTCATTTCTTCAGCCTGATTCAGAATCTCATTTTTTGCCGCTTCGTACTCAGTGGCACGAGTCTCCCTTGCGGAAGCGCGCTGGTTTGCACTCATCTTGAACAAAAGCTCCATCACAGCAAAGATATCCACCAACTGCTCAAGCATTTTCATATCTTCAAAGGATTGGCCTGCAGCAAGCAGGTTCATCCCTTTGCTGCTCATCATCAGGAATTGTGAAAGCCCCTGTGGAGCATTGCGCATCAAGACTGCCTGGTTCTTTAATGAAGCGGGATTGCTGGCCAGCAGAATGACATCTATTTCCTGCTGGCTGAAGCCCATTTTGGCCAGAAGCTGCTTTTGCTCTGCACTGCCCAGCTGAGCATACTTGCCAGTCAGTAATGCCGTCAGTCCCTTAGCCGCATCAGTACCAAAACCAAGCGCCTGCAGAACGGCTTTAACATCAGATCCTGCAGAGCGCATCATATCCAGCCGGCTACCATCAGTATCCGGAGGCGCAAGGGACATCATCGTTTTAATCTGACTGTCACTGAAGCCCAGGGATCTCAGGATGGCAGTTTTCTGATCCAAACCTTTTGCCCCACCATGCTGATTGGCCAAATAGGTCTGAATATCTTTAGCGTTTGACTGCTGTTCCAGGTTATCCAGCTGAAACTTCTGAAACCCTCCCATACCGGCCAGAACTTGCCGCCTTCCTTCAGCAGTTTCGACACCTTTGCCGGAAAGAAACTGCAGGTGAGAAGCGGTATCATCAAGAATCGCCGCCTGTGATTTCAACTTTGCCGCCTCTGCTTTGGTGACCGTGCCATTCAGAACATCACTGAACAGCTGTTTAGTCGACTCCATGGCCTCGTCGGTTGACTTGGACAAAGTAGCCAGCGTTTTACTGGCATTGGTCATTTGATTCGGTGACAGATCATCAGGAGAGGCCAGTGAGGGCTTTGCCTGTTGCCCTGCTTTATTGAGGTCATTCAAAACCTCAGATTTTATATGTTTGCTTGAGGAAAGACGGACACTCTCTTGCTGAAAGTCAATATCGCCTTTCTTTATTGCTGCCTTCTTTGCGTCAGATGTCGCTGGTTTATCAAGGAGCATTTGCATATGGGCATTTTGTGCCGCCCGTTCTGCACCAGAAATTCCTTCAGCCATGAGTTACCTCCATGTATCACTATCAAGGTAAAAGCACCTTAAGTTCATTATCCTTTGAGAGCGGCATTGAGCTTGGTCATCGTATCGTGGTTGTCTTTCATCATGCCGGTCATGACTTGCCACACCTGTTGCATATCTTCAATAACCTTAGCGATATCCTCGGTCATTCCATCAATCACATGCTGATTGGCCAACATCCAGGCATACAGCTCTTTCGCCTCGGCTCTTAGCATATCGGCTTGATAATTCATGGTAGTACTGTGAGCACTGGCCGAGCCATCAGCAACCATGGCTGCCCCACCGGTGATTCTCGCCAGACGGCTAAAACGAGCGGCCATTACCGCCATTTTTGAGATCTTGGCTGTTGTTGTTGCCGCCGTCGTTGCGGAAGCAGTGACTGTCGCTGCAGCGGCTGCACCACCAGTCCCTGCAGCAGTAGCCTGGGCAGTTGCCGTTGCTGCTGTTGAAGCAGCACTGGCTGACCAACCGGCAGCCGCGCCACCAAGACTCAATGCAAGAATGACGACCGACCAGAACACCATCGCGCCAATCATGGCCCCTTTTTTATCTGCACCAAATGCCTCAAACATCGCGGCAACACCCTTGTTCATCCAGTCACCGGTTTCGGAAGAAACAGTCATCATCACGGTTAAAGCCAGAGCAGCGGCCATCAACCCCATGGCAACGGGCGAACCAACCCCTGTAGCAAACATAACGACCATCACAACGGCCATGAGGGCTACGGCTATATAACCAAATATTCTACTGATCTGCCCCGATTCTTTAGCTTTTTCCGCTTTTTCAATAGATTCGGCAATCTTTGCTAAGCGTTTTTCTGAAATCTGCTGTCGCTGTTGCTCATTGATTTTTATATTCTCCTGGTTAAAGACCAGACGGCTATCCTGCAACTTGGTCTGAATCCTCATCAACATCTCTGTTGCAGCATCCACATCAAGGTGTTTATTTGCATCAAGGAAAGTTGCATTAAAGGCCTTCAGTTCAGCTTGCAATTCTTTTTGCAGGTCTTTGGGCCCCCCTTTCAGGTTGGCAACCTTATTGAAGGTATCGGCGAAAAGATCGCTCAGCTTTTCAAGCGAGTCATCACCAGCAAGCTTGCCACCCACTTGAGCAGAAAATGAATGCATACTCTTCAACGAATTATCTGGATCATTCGGGTCAGCAATTTTCAGCATTCCATCAATCAGATCTTCACTGTATCCCATGGACAACAGATGATCTTTGTTGCTCTGCATAGAGCTGATGTGACTGGCCAGGGGATTTGGTCGCCCTCCTGTCCCTTCTTCGAAGGATTTCAGATCACCAGTGACTTGACCCAGAACGTCCGGACCACCTTGTTCGATCAGTTCCTCAGATGCCAGACCAAGCTTTACCGCTTCAGGGTCGGTTTGACTCAGCTTCTGGATTTCTGAATAAACAGAGATCTCTTTGAGGACTTTCTGAGAAGGAGAATCTGAACCTTTTACAGGTGCATCCAGATTGTGCTGGGACTTAATGGGGGGAGCAATATCCTCCTGCTTCTTATTCGTCGAAACCGTGTTCTCTTCCGAGTAACCTCGATTGACGCTGTCTTTTAGATCAACCCGATCTTTCTGTTGTTGTTGCAGGAGCGAGGGGTCTATACCCGACTGACCGACCTGTTGCTGATTCTGAACCGCCGAATGATGCCCCTGTTGAATATTCGCCATTCTGCGTACTCCTTATCTTATTTTAGATTTTCCAGCATATTTTTGGCTCGATCCAGGTCCCCAGCATACTTCGGGCTATCACCGGCCCAGTCAATGGAGGTTTCATAGGAAATCCGAGCATTTTCCCTGTCGCCTTTTGCCAAGTGGCAATCACCGATATACATCATTGGGCGGGGATCATCAGAATCCAGAAGCGTAGCAAATGAGAAGATTTCTATGGCGCT is a window encoding:
- a CDS encoding TyeA family type III secretion system gatekeeper subunit, translating into MGNPLGGIQASGVTQQLQTPGAAAAGAAGQTGKLSTGQEVKVSNTKPSLASIGDAAEEVASLRSKFLKRKDTKTTKGKTQSERQLELIEKIKIVDEVPETQDFKRRFPEESRQDYQQEDYLKGAKEHFKDPYHQYLALYEIAVEFKADPAALPKDEIFKAIEALEKEHPQYIDIGREISKAAGKLAEEYHPGKTPDEIRTQVFGHVKDHKSLAAAFKDLNNNQEVVNTDPDNDQVNGFEKSVDRRLRFLSGELNSMTSTTEDTHLRSVINDMMALKRLVGIHDSCMETQGEMSRPPINIEQFDGQQYMTKVLDLLDKQFVVGSDFTTLMDQMGLGMQSVQVKTAFINKTATLIREIPEEIFANEQVKDSLVAAIQDEQDSLALEEEGTGRPDDNYGKGGETEVSEDTLKQFLSSNPGQNSILEDLGNDFKGASPVPDFMASTGVPNLGQVAEENQSEPAAQGEQSTTAAKATTDPAKATSAEVTAKGGANRAPEVSAMGSVDGLSDPELIQKQDEFLNKARGLHQLKDTNFVYDCSLTALKHAEENSDVDIINALKEIASQRGKAFAKDLKVAITPAGEGKELQLIPPDTKALREWVANHPGENVNDLVRTAMDVLKDNRGPDFDLEQLNNDLASLKSSIAEIDSKIKKRPSQSLKESLHPRFKEGPFTARLKAFFTNPLAPMADSKTRPLGIQIFDRLEYSHKFSIRADDKDLSIKSTWNEPDAQEVGEDMLVEATLDEAKSQDVDESMTVEATFEASGEDGGSFGEGGDTSGDANVSGKSATESAPARGTAAYIAAKVQGQVKGESYANLGDVYKDIRSLAGDQAQLNKLLDYMEQAKGSGTEIPLLSGHEAEVRAYIQSFAEPGRMNPGGNNRPAGEMKS
- the sctE gene encoding type III secretion system translocon subunit SctE, whose protein sequence is MANIQQGHHSAVQNQQQVGQSGIDPSLLQQQQKDRVDLKDSVNRGYSEENTVSTNKKQEDIAPPIKSQHNLDAPVKGSDSPSQKVLKEISVYSEIQKLSQTDPEAVKLGLASEELIEQGGPDVLGQVTGDLKSFEEGTGGRPNPLASHISSMQSNKDHLLSMGYSEDLIDGMLKIADPNDPDNSLKSMHSFSAQVGGKLAGDDSLEKLSDLFADTFNKVANLKGGPKDLQKELQAELKAFNATFLDANKHLDVDAATEMLMRIQTKLQDSRLVFNQENIKINEQQRQQISEKRLAKIAESIEKAEKAKESGQISRIFGYIAVALMAVVMVVMFATGVGSPVAMGLMAAALALTVMMTVSSETGDWMNKGVAAMFEAFGADKKGAMIGAMVFWSVVILALSLGGAAAGWSASAASTAATATAQATAAGTGGAAAAATVTASATTAATTTAKISKMAVMAARFSRLARITGGAAMVADGSASAHSTTMNYQADMLRAEAKELYAWMLANQHVIDGMTEDIAKVIEDMQQVWQVMTGMMKDNHDTMTKLNAALKG